The following are encoded in a window of Flavobacterium psychrotrophum genomic DNA:
- a CDS encoding T9SS type A sorting domain-containing protein: protein MKFEKLLNNKLVKRASLFGLALAGLTSYSQTNVSVDASANWIGSMNVYDLANAYQWSSGWGFAELKAETNATANTITLYPNYNLYNATDAYWVVNGQGIKVAEALPHVDANNLLGQNVVFSGNVSSYTISSAYVVKAYIKVAYVQDVEPYYTPVGEAEIPITSTGNFTLTYDTAPLAANANHLEYGFIVKGVIANPENMSTLGNVVITADEPVIVEPTETEVQVDTASTLIAYANFFQLDGTTYIGGKEYGVSDLKTVLNTGDNTIDLHPNFYEYANEVATNPTGTVWHNGEVGTRVFEGNTYVQDDNLAGTAFTYKGHTISNTLAAGYTGIAFIKIFDANFGNLQMTTAPLVAGEDFSISATPAAGSHVQYGYSVTGRNANPNQEAALGFARVGRATASVAPVVKKAIAVYPNPASNVLNITAEDVVTKVQVYNMLGQQVINITPNNTTATLSISDLKSGVYMVNTTANGKTGTTRFIKQ from the coding sequence ATGAAATTTGAAAAACTACTTAACAATAAGCTTGTTAAAAGAGCTTCATTATTTGGCCTTGCTTTGGCCGGGCTTACATCATATTCACAAACTAATGTTAGTGTAGATGCAAGTGCAAACTGGATTGGGTCTATGAATGTTTATGATCTTGCCAATGCCTACCAGTGGTCTAGCGGTTGGGGATTTGCAGAATTAAAAGCAGAGACTAATGCAACGGCAAATACTATTACATTATATCCTAATTACAACCTTTATAACGCTACTGATGCTTACTGGGTTGTTAACGGACAAGGTATTAAAGTTGCAGAAGCGTTGCCACATGTTGATGCAAATAACCTTTTAGGCCAAAATGTTGTATTCAGCGGAAATGTAAGCAGCTATACAATATCCAGCGCTTATGTTGTAAAGGCATATATAAAAGTGGCCTATGTTCAGGACGTAGAACCATATTATACACCTGTAGGTGAGGCAGAAATACCAATAACTTCTACCGGAAACTTTACTCTAACATATGATACAGCACCTCTTGCAGCTAATGCAAATCACCTGGAATACGGCTTTATTGTAAAAGGAGTAATTGCTAATCCTGAGAACATGAGCACATTAGGTAATGTTGTTATTACCGCAGATGAACCCGTAATCGTAGAGCCTACAGAAACTGAAGTACAGGTAGATACTGCTTCTACGCTAATAGCTTATGCAAACTTCTTCCAGCTTGATGGTACAACCTACATTGGGGGTAAAGAGTATGGTGTAAGCGATCTTAAAACAGTTTTAAACACAGGAGACAATACTATAGACCTGCACCCTAACTTTTATGAATATGCTAATGAGGTAGCTACAAACCCTACCGGAACTGTTTGGCACAATGGCGAAGTGGGCACACGCGTTTTTGAAGGTAACACTTATGTACAGGACGATAATCTTGCCGGTACAGCTTTTACATACAAAGGCCATACTATTAGCAATACACTTGCAGCCGGTTATACAGGTATTGCATTCATCAAAATTTTTGATGCAAACTTTGGTAACCTTCAAATGACAACTGCTCCACTTGTTGCCGGCGAAGATTTTAGCATTAGCGCTACACCGGCAGCAGGATCTCATGTACAATATGGCTACTCTGTAACAGGAAGAAATGCCAACCCTAACCAGGAAGCAGCACTTGGTTTTGCACGCGTAGGCCGTGCAACAGCTTCTGTTGCACCTGTTGTTAAAAAGGCAATAGCAGTTTATCCTAACCCTGCAAGCAATGTGCTAAACATAACTGCAGAGGATGTGGTTACTAAAGTTCAGGTATATAATATGCTTGGCCAGCAGGTAATTAATATTACTCCAAATAACACAACGGCTACACTTAGTATAAGCGATCTTAAAAGCGGAGTTTACATGGTAAATACCACTGCAAATGGCAAAACAGGTACTACACGCTTTATTAAACAATAA
- a CDS encoding FAD-dependent oxidoreductase, protein MNINNIVWTFCPECRGQGKKSRGLSKKARLQYQAALNQFEKSKIEGIAPVRPKAHLYTCVACAGLGIIKAESFPLPDVTNYPHVAIIGGGIGGVALAVACLHRGIPFTLYERDDNFSSRAQGYGLTLQQAGKAIEALGITTLKDKVISTRHVVHTTDGNVIGEWGLRKWLSPDAAIPSKRSNMHIARQSLRMALLEQLGGHNVKWGHQLIDFKKSEVNDEIILHFEANGVTSTAKADLIVGADGIRSTVRRLLIGENNTPLRYLDCIVILGICPLSALEEHSSPLLDVATVFQTANGNERIYMMPYTSDSVMWQLSFPMPEDEAKALSAQGAVALKAEACRRTQWHDPIPQILAATPAAQVSGYPVYDRELLRPELLQNAAAATLLGDAAHPMSPFKGQGANQALLDAMTLACEITRGCRSGEWRKTGIRESVLNAFEAEMLERSAVKVKDSAAAAQFLHSEVVLREGDTPRGSCVKKNSL, encoded by the coding sequence GTGAATATAAATAATATAGTCTGGACTTTTTGCCCCGAATGCCGGGGACAAGGCAAGAAAAGCCGGGGATTAAGCAAAAAGGCGAGACTCCAGTATCAGGCAGCGCTTAATCAATTTGAAAAATCAAAAATCGAAGGTATTGCACCGGTTCGCCCAAAAGCGCATTTATACACTTGCGTGGCCTGTGCAGGATTGGGCATAATCAAAGCAGAAAGTTTTCCTTTACCAGACGTTACCAATTACCCGCACGTTGCTATTATAGGCGGCGGTATAGGAGGCGTGGCCCTGGCTGTAGCTTGCTTGCACCGCGGCATACCGTTTACACTCTATGAACGGGATGATAACTTTAGCTCCCGCGCGCAGGGATACGGACTCACGCTACAGCAAGCCGGAAAAGCCATTGAAGCATTAGGCATTACTACTTTAAAAGACAAGGTAATTTCTACAAGACATGTAGTACATACTACAGATGGGAATGTTATAGGCGAATGGGGGCTTAGAAAGTGGCTGTCTCCTGATGCAGCAATACCATCAAAACGTTCTAATATGCATATTGCCCGGCAGTCATTGCGTATGGCGTTACTGGAACAACTGGGCGGACATAACGTAAAGTGGGGACACCAGTTGATCGATTTTAAGAAATCTGAAGTTAACGACGAAATTATATTACACTTTGAAGCTAACGGTGTGACCTCAACAGCTAAAGCCGATCTTATAGTGGGAGCTGATGGCATTCGCAGTACCGTGCGCAGGTTATTGATTGGTGAAAACAATACTCCCTTACGCTACCTGGATTGTATTGTTATTCTTGGTATTTGCCCGCTAAGCGCGCTCGAAGAACACAGTAGCCCATTACTTGACGTTGCAACCGTATTTCAAACCGCTAACGGGAATGAACGGATTTACATGATGCCTTACACATCAGATTCGGTAATGTGGCAACTTAGCTTCCCGATGCCGGAAGATGAGGCCAAAGCACTGAGCGCACAGGGGGCTGTAGCACTTAAAGCGGAAGCCTGCCGAAGAACCCAATGGCACGATCCAATTCCACAAATTTTAGCCGCAACCCCAGCTGCTCAGGTTTCAGGATATCCGGTTTATGACCGGGAATTACTTAGACCTGAACTATTGCAAAATGCTGCCGCTGCAACACTGCTTGGAGATGCTGCCCACCCTATGAGTCCATTTAAAGGACAGGGTGCAAACCAGGCATTGCTGGATGCGATGACGCTGGCATGCGAAATTACACGGGGATGCAGATCTGGCGAATGGAGAAAAACCGGAATAAGGGAAAGCGTACTAAATGCCTTTGAAGCTGAAATGTTAGAACGCAGTGCTGTTAAAGTTAAAGATTCTGCCGCTGCAGCGCAGTTTCTGCATTCAGAGGTTGTACTTCGGGAGGGCGACACACCCAGAGGAAGCTGCGTTAAGAAAAACAGCTTATAA
- a CDS encoding nuclear transport factor 2 family protein, whose protein sequence is MDNKTILETANIAITAGDYEGFLAFCTDDTQWTFIGDQKLEGKEAVRLYMAKAYSEPPKFMVENLIAEGNFVTALGKISMKDEAGKMINYMYCDVWKFREGKMAELTAFVIASKP, encoded by the coding sequence ATGGACAATAAGACTATTCTTGAAACAGCAAATATAGCTATCACTGCGGGTGACTATGAAGGTTTTTTGGCTTTTTGTACTGATGATACACAATGGACTTTTATAGGCGACCAAAAACTTGAAGGGAAGGAAGCGGTACGACTGTATATGGCTAAAGCATATTCAGAGCCACCAAAATTTATGGTTGAAAACCTTATTGCTGAGGGTAATTTTGTTACGGCATTAGGAAAAATCAGCATGAAAGATGAAGCAGGTAAAATGATTAATTATATGTATTGCGATGTCTGGAAATTTCGCGAAGGTAAAATGGCTGAATTAACAGCTTTTGTAATAGCATCAAAACCATAA